One Brassica napus cultivar Da-Ae chromosome C2, Da-Ae, whole genome shotgun sequence DNA window includes the following coding sequences:
- the LOC106420818 gene encoding 3-ketoacyl-CoA synthase 6-like: MDEARSEAQMVIFSAMDDLFKKTGIMPKDIDILIVNFSLFSPTPSLSAMVINKYKLRSNIKSFNLSGIGCNAGLISVELARDLLQVHPNSNAIIISTEIITPNHYKGNGRAIMLPNCLFRMGSVAILMSNRRSDRWRAKYKLSHLVRTHCVADDKSYYCVYD; the protein is encoded by the coding sequence ATGGACGAGGCTAGAAGTGAGGCTCAAATGGTTATCTTCTCGGCTATGGATGATCTTTTCAAGAAAACCGGTATAATGCCCAAAGACATCGATATACTCATTGTGaatttctctcttttctctcccaCCCCATCGCTCTCTGCTATGGTCATCAACAAATATAAGCTTAGGAGCAACATTAAAAGTTTTAATCTGTCGGGGATAGGCTGCAACGCGGGCCTGATTTCAGTCGAACTGGCCCGCGATCTACTTCAGGTTCATCCCAATTCGAATGCAATTATCATCAGCACCGAGATCATAACGCCTAATCACTACAAAGGGAACGGAAGAGCAATAATGCTGCCTAATTGTCTCTTCCGCATGGGCTCCGTGGCAATTCTTATGTCAAACCGTCGGTCTGACCGGTGGCGAGCCAAGTACAAGCTTAGCCACCTTGTCCGGACCCACTGTGTTGCTGATGACAAGTCTTACTACTGTGTCTATGACTAa
- the LOC106393203 gene encoding 3-ketoacyl-CoA synthase 6-like — MPQGPMPEFSTSVKLKYVKLGYQYLVNHFLSLLLIPIMAIITVELLQMGPEEILNVWKSLHFDLAQVLCSSFVVIFISTVYFMSKPRTVYLVDYSCYKPPVTCRVPFATFMEYSRLFLNDKPKRAEFQMRIL, encoded by the coding sequence ATGCCTCAAGGACCGATGCCAGAGTTTTCTACCTCGGTGAAGCTCAAGTATGTGAAACTCGGCTATCAATACTTGGTCAATCACTTCTTGAGTCTTCTTTTGATCCCTATCATGGCAATCATCACCGTTGAGCTTCTTCAGATGGGTCCAGAAGAGATTCTTAATGTTTGGAAATCACTTCACTTTGACCTAGCTCAGGTTCTATGTTCTTCTTTCGTTGTTATCTTTATCTCCACCGTTTACTTCATGTCCAAGCCACGTACCGTCTACCTCGTTGACTACTCTTGTTACAAACCACCTGTCACGTGCCGCGTCCCCTTCGCAACTTTCATGGAATATTCTCGTTTGTTCCTCAACGACAAGCCTAAGCGCGCTGAGTTTCAAATGAGAATCCTTTAA